The following coding sequences lie in one Vigna angularis mitochondrial DNA, complete sequence genomic window:
- the atp6 gene encoding ATPase subunit 6 produces the protein MDMKIGDLYFSFTNPSLFMLLTLSLVLLLFHFVTKNGGGKSVPNAWQSLVELIYDFVPNLVNEQIAGNVKQKFFPCILVTFTFSLFCNPQGMIPYSFTVTSHFLITLGLSFSIFIGITIVGFQRNGLHFLSFSLPAGVPLPLAPFLVLLELIPHCFRALSSGIRLFANMMAGHSSVKILSGSAWTMLCMNDLFYFIGDLGPLFIVLALTGPELGVAISQAHVSTISICIYLNDATNLHQTG, from the coding sequence ATGGATATGAAGATAGGTGACTTGTATTTCTCATTCACAAATCCCTCATTGTTTATGCTGCTCACTCTCAGTTTGGTCTTACTGCTGTTTCATTTTGTTACTAAAAATGGAGGAGGAAAGTCAGTACCCAATGCTTGGCAATCCTTGGTAGAGCTTATTTATGATTTCGTGCCGAACCTGGTAAACGAACAAATAGCCGGAAATGTGAAACAAAAGTTTTTCCCTTGCATCTTGGTCACTTTTACTTTTTCGTTATTTTGTAATCCCCAGGGTATGATACCTTATAGCTTCACAGTTACAAGTCATTTTCTCATTACTTTGGGTCTCTCATTTTCTATTTTTATTGGCATTACTATAGTGGGATTTCAAAGAAATGGGCTTCATTTTTTAAGCTTCTCATTACCCGCAGGGGTCCCACTGCCGTTAGCACCTTTTTTAGTACTCCTTGAGCTAATCCCTCATTGTTTTCGCGCATTAAGCTCAGGAATACGTTTATTTGCTAATATGATGGCCGGTCATAGTTCAGTAAAGATTTTAAGTGGGTCCGCTTGGACTATGCTATGTATGAATGATCTTTTCTATTTCATAGGAGATCTTGGTCCTTTATTTATAGTTCTTGCATTAACCGGTCCGGAATTAGGTGTAGCTATATCACAAGCTCATGTTTCTACGATCTCAATCTGTATTTACTTGAATGATGCTACAAATCTCCATCAAACTGGATAG
- the nad9 gene encoding NADH dehydrogenase subunit 9, with protein sequence MDNQSIFKYSWETLPKKWVKKMERSEHGNRSDTKTDYLFQLLCFLQLHTYTRVQVSIDICGVDYPSRKRRFEVVYNLLSTRYNSRIRVQTSADEVTRISPVVSLFPSAGRWEREVWDMFGVSSINHPDLRRISTDYGFEGHPLRKDLPLSGYVEVRYDDPEKRVVSEPIEMTQEFRYFDFASPWEQRSDG encoded by the coding sequence ATGGATAACCAATCCATTTTCAAATATAGTTGGGAGACTTTACCCAAGAAATGGGTTAAAAAAATGGAAAGATCGGAACATGGGAATAGATCTGATACCAAAACGGACTACCTATTTCAATTGTTGTGCTTTCTTCAATTGCATACCTATACAAGGGTTCAAGTTTCGATCGATATTTGCGGAGTTGATTATCCCTCTCGAAAACGAAGATTTGAAGTGGTCTATAATTTACTGAGTACTCGGTATAACTCACGCATTCGTGTACAAACCAGTGCAGACGAAGTAACACGAATATCTCCGGTAGTCAGTCTATTTCCATCAGCCGGCCGGTGGGAGCGAGAAGTTTGGGATATGTTTGGTGTTTCTTCCATCAATCATCCGGATCTACGCCGTATATCAACAGATTATGGTTTCGAGGGTCATCCATTACGAAAAGACCTTCCTCTGAGTGGATATGTAGAAGTACGCTATGATGATCCAGAGAAACGTGTGGTTTCTGAACCCATTGAGATGACCCAAGAATTTCGCTATTTCGATTTTGCTAGTCCTTGGGAACAGCGTAGCGACGGATAA